One Rhinolophus ferrumequinum isolate MPI-CBG mRhiFer1 chromosome X, mRhiFer1_v1.p, whole genome shotgun sequence genomic window, GGGTGGCCACCTGCCGTTTTCTATTCTCCATTGGCATGAATAAACAAGAGCTGATAAGATGTCTTTTCACATTTAatgttcactcaacaaatgtctACTGAGCGCCTCTTGGGGATCCAGCCATGCCAGGTGCTTCTGGAAACCCAAGAGACGCGTTTCTTTATACTGACAAGCTCAGTCTGGTTAGGCAGACAGACTACATACCCAGGACTAGTAGACGAATGAggaaaggaatgaacaaatgaaagaaaaagcagttCAGAACTACAGAAGTCCTCTTCAGATGGATGCTACAAAGTGCCGCATGTGAGCGCTTATGGGTAGAACGATGCAAAGTGCCGGACTCGTGTTAAAGGTTTTCTTGGATGAGGCAAGAATAGAACTGAAGAAAGTGTAAGGATtggagtggggaagagggagagaggaagggcttCTAGGCTTGGAAAAGAGGTCCGAATGGGACAGTGGGGGCCTGGTGGGTGCATGGAGCTTGTGACCTAGCACTGaggttttatttctattattttattgagCTATGACTTACCTCCACTAAAGTACATAAATCTTAAGCGTGCACTTCAGTGAATGTGACATATGTACGCCCCCGGGAACCTCCATCCACATATAGGCAGTCTGCCAGTAGTCTCTCTCATACTGCTGAGTTTCAGTACTTTTGCCACTTCTATTGGCTAAATCCCTCTGGTCGATGcatatgtttttatattgtaAGGTCCTATCAGGGACAaccttggtttttcttttatattaactttaataTTATGTTTAGCTCAGCCCCTTCCCAAAGGACATGTATTGGGGGTTGGTGTTGCATCTTATCAGGGTTTCTCCAGCTGCAAGATACTCCCGCTAAGCAATTTACATAttccctatttttatttatttattattattatttttattcttaattttttatattccctgtttttaattctcacaaaatggTGCCATGTGCTTGGAATTGGAATCCCTGTTTTAAAGATGACTCATTAaacggaagctcagagagggtggGCAATCTGCAcaatgtcacacagctacttAGGTGTGCGATTCACGTTAGATTCTAGCTCTGCTTTCCATGTCTGGGTTTTGTCCCTCTGCCTCGTGGGTGCAGTCTGACCGCTCAGGCACTCTGACTGGGCTGTTTCTCTGGGTCGTGTGGATCCAACTTTGCATACTACGAACTCATCGGTATACTCCAAAGACACTGGGATGGGAATTGGGGATGAAGGCAGCTCTGGGGGCAGTGTATTGGGCTTGCTGTGGTGAGGCAGTAGCCACGCGGCACACATGTGGACGGGTTAGTGCAAGAGTAGAGTGACAGAAGCCGGGAGTCGGAGGCCCTGCAGATGCCTCCTCCGCCTTTGGATGCCTGGATTCCCAAGGCATGCGCGATGTGGCAAGAGGTCTGGAAGGTGTATGGGCCACACCTTGGGAGTCTCTCATCCAGCTGTATTTAGAAATGGTTTGACCTATTGCCCTAACTCAGTCTCTGTTCTTTCTCCCCATGGACTACTGAActtcaaaaccaaaaaacaaaaaacagaaaaagaaaagaaaaagggcggggtggtggtggtaaaCAGCCATAGAAATAGGGTCTTTTAGAATCAGTCTAGAAGGTGAAACctggaaaatgtgttttgtttttcaataggTTTGAAGCTGTTCTCGCTTTTTCTCTCGCAGGCCCCTGTCCTCTGTGTTCTGGGCCTCCCTCCAGCCGCTGCGCATCTGGCCGGTGGGGTCCGATCGCAGCGCCCCTCCCTCTCGGTACCTTGCAACAGGCTCTGGAGATTGAGCTGCGCCTCGCGAAGCAGCTCCTCTACACTCGGGGGCCTGCCCGAGGAGAGGAACACGTTCACTGGCTGTCGCCATGACGACCTCGAGTGGGCAGCCGCTGTCGCATTTTCCCGACCCGAGTTAGCTGCAGCTAGGGAAGGAGAGAGTCAGTGAGAGGCGCAGCCGAGGGGGGCGCGGCAGCCACTGGGCGCCCGCGGTGCCCGAAGCCCCGCCCCTGCCGGTGGGGGGGCGGGGCCAACCGAGCTTAAAAGGCGGGGATCCCGGCCGCGGCAAGATTTTCCCTCGACAGATCCTGCCGCAGTCCGCTCCGCCCGGCCTCCCGCCTCGCCGCCCGCCCTCTGCGATCCCCGGGACGAGGTAACGCGCCCCGGGCCCCGCCGCCGCTGGGCCCTGCGCGCTGAGTGCCCGCCCTCCGCGCTCGGCCCGGTGGGTGTGGCCCGGCCGCGCCCGCCGCGGCGCTCGGGTCCCCCCGGTGCCCGCCGCAGCCTTTCGGCCTCCTTTCGCCGCctcagctcccccaccccacccccaccccgccgcgCCCCGCCCGCGGACTCAGGGCCCCGGGCGAGCCCAGATGTCCGAGGCGTCGGGAAATCTCAACAGCCTCCGCATGGCGAACGTGGCCCTGCGAGAAGAATTAAATGCCCTTCGCGGGGAGAATGCCAATCTGGGCCTTCAGCTCGGAAGGGCCCTGGCTGAGGTGAATTCCTTGCGGGGCAATGTCTCGAGCTATATTCGCTGGCCGGTGCCCGCTGTGCCCGTCCTTGCCGAGGAGAACTTGGAGTTCCCGCTCAGCGACGTGGACGCCGTGCCCGAGGGCGAGCTGCCCTTCCTGTGCTGGCCGGCCCCACGCCCCGAGCCGGAGTGCGCCTCGGACGAGCCGTTGCTCAGCGCCACCCAGGACCGCAACGCCGCCGACGGCCAGGTCGACCCGCCCCCGCCCCCGATGCCCAGCCAGGCCCCgggcccggccccggccccggcggcgctgcccccgcccgccccccggGAGCTGCCCGCGCAGCCTGCTTCGCCGCAGCTGCAGCGGCCCGAGCTGGAGCCCTTTGCAGGCGACCCGGTGTACCTGCCTGAATTCCTGATGCGGCTAGAGACCTTCATAGCCGACCATGAGGACCACTTCCCCGGGGGCGCCGAGCGGGTGGCCTTTCTCATCTCCTTTTTCACTGGTGACGCCAAGGACTGGGCCGTCTCAGTCACCCAGGAAGGAAGCCCCCTGCGTGCCAACTTGGCGCGCTTCCTGGATGAGATCCGTAAGAAATTCTGTGGCCCCATCCCCCCCATTGTGGCGAAAAAGGCCATCCGCAAGCTCAAGCAGGGGGACTGTACCCTGGGCAGCTATGCAGACGCTTTCCAGTTCCTGGCCCAGTTCTTGTCTTGGGACGACTGCCGCCTCCAAAACCAGTTCCTCAAAGGGCTGTCCGAATTCTTCCGCAAGGAGCTCTTATGGTCGACTGAAATGGCCGACCTGGACGAGCTGATTCTCGAATGTGTGGAGATTGAAAGGAAAGTGCGAGTCCCCAAGCCAATGCCGCTCCCTGGGGTTCGCAATTCCTTCTTCCCATTCGCTGCAGACCCTAATCTCGATGGCCACGAAGAAGAGGGGCGCCACAGTGAGGATGAAGATGCAGAGGTGCGCAGGCGCAGGCTTTACGAAAAGGAGCAGCGGAGGCGGGTGCGAGCTATTCAGCAGGAGATgagggagcaggagcaggaggagaagaagaaggaggaagagatgaggaggaaggagagggaggagatgaaaCAGAAAGTGGAGGACGACGACGACGAGGACGAGATCGTGGTGGTAGACGTTCTGGacgatgaggaggaggaggaagagatgcGCAAGAGGGAGGCTGAATTCAGGGGCCCGGGACCGGCGCAGGAGCTGGAGCAGGAGCCCGAGCAGGAGGAAGAGACCGAGGACGAGGCCCAAGATGATGACCTAGATGAGCTCATGGACGTGCCACCAACCTTTGCCAACGCTTCATCCCAGACTTCTGGCTACTACCATGAAAATTTCCTAGACGCGTCACCTCCCATAATACAGCCCAGCCGACGGAGGAACCAGAACCGGGTCCCCCTGCTGGAGGGCCTCCCAGGTACCAATTCACCCTTCTACAGCTCCCCGCCGCATATTCGCCGTGCGGGCCGCTTGGGGCAACGTCACACTCGAAGACGGCCCCCCGTGCTATTCCGCCTCACTCCGAGACAGGGGGGCCACCGGGCTTCACGTGGCCGAATTCGCGTGTGAGTGCTGGGCCCACATAGCCACCTAGAACACACCCTTCTACTGCGTCCCCTGCCCCTGCTATTTGCTGCCACACCTGCCCCCTTTGCTGACCAGTACTAAAGGGCGTTGCAGGCCTGCAGAACCTGAAGGAGACCTGCACAACTCCAGACCATCTTGCTGCCATGAGCAGGGAGTGACAGGTGTCCAGCCAAGGCGCGTTCACAGTCCTGTTGACATGCACTCTGCTCAGGTTTCTGGGCCTGCTCCCATAAATGAACTGGTCACCCCCTCACATTTCTCCTCTAGTTGTGCCTAACCCTGTGTTCTACAGTTTTCTCCTCCAACTGGCTCACCAGGACTTTGCCCAGGGCCTTCCTGACCCGCCCTGGGGAGCAGAAGGGCAGACTGTACTGAACTCCTGAAGCCACTGATGCCACTTCGTAGGTAAAACCGACAGACAGCAGGATTTGCTTCATGCCACACCTCCAGCAGAAGGGCCGTGAAGAGGACACTACATCTATCCGGTGACGGTGTACAAAGCCACATGTCAAATGGACAACTTGGCAAACTGGTTCTGCCTTTCCACAGACTACGGGACCAGGGTCCCCGGACTAGCTTGCTGAGTCTGGGGCCCCCTTGTCTTGGCACACTGCCTTCCCGGGCATCCCCGGTGGGCAGAGCCCACAGTTACAGGCTTTACTCCTTTCCTTGACGTTGTCtggaaggtggggaggaggacaaAGAAACAGCAACCACTCTGCCATGGTGAGCAGTGACTCTTTCCTTAGGGACAGTGGTCTCCTCCCCGGCCAGGCCTTAGACTGCATCTTGGCAGGAGTCTTGCCATCCTTGGGGATCCAGAGGAGGCCTCATTGGCTTTTCCCTCCCAGACTGCCAAAGAGAGGGCCCAGGCCTGCTCTGTAACTTCAATGGGAAGGATTCCTTAGTTCCCAAGGAGACAGGACGGTTCTCTCTATAGACTGCACCCTCTGCAGCCTCGCAGTTGGGACGTCCTCACGTCTCTTACATGGGGGTCAAGCCATGGCCTGGTGCTGGGCATCCATTAGATATGAGGCGTGAAAAGATGACTGCCTCCTAGTGACTCCTGGGACTTCTGGGTACAAACCTAGGGACGCTAACAGAGCCCTACTGCTTGCCTTTGGTCCAGAAAACACTGCTTCTGCAGTGCAAAGTCCACGCTATGTCACTCTGGTCACAGAATGCCAGCCAAATCCACTGCTGGCCTGCACTGCCCTCGACACTGAGCTTCCTGCATGGTGCCCGGCAGCTGGCCAAGTGCGGCCAAAGTGTCTGGCCATAGGGAAGAAAGCCTCTATCCCTCACCTGAGTCTGACAGGTAACCTCAGCCCAGCCTTAGGATTTTGAGCCTGGAAGCAAGACgaaggagctggaggaagaggagTCACATAAACTGGTTTCTGGCGAGGTCTGTGCATCAGTGGAAGGTAAGAAGcccttttgtttatcttgttctcaGCCTGGAGATCAGGGGAGGCGGGTTCCTATAACCTGTTGCTGCCTTTAAAAAGGCTCCCCCTCctccaaagagaaaaatcatgcaTAATCgttatagaaaatttagaacaGAGAAAACTAGAAGGCCAAAAAAACCCGTAAACATTCAgaaccccaccacacacacacagacacacacagacacacacgtacTATTAACACTTTGCTGCCTTTCTAGTGTGTTCTCAGTGCACCTTTCAAAGTTCTTGATCAGCAGATTTAaaatggctgccacctgtgcagTCATGCCAcctgaataatttatttaaggATTCTCCTAGTTTGTTGGACATTTCAGTTGCCCGGTTTTCCTCAACCCCACCAGTGCAGGAGTAAACAACACTGTAAAGAAAATGTTGTCTGTTTTTCAGCTATTTCTTCAGGAGAGAGTTCCAGAAGGGGAACTGCTGTTCTTTGAGGCTGTGGACCCTGTTTGCTGACGGTTGACATGCTTGTTCTGCTGCTCGTGTCCCTGCCAGAGAAGTGCAAAGGACAGGAGCCTTGCACCCCCATCTCCAGGGACCTGTCAGCACACGCCCTGCCTGTTCCCTGGCGCTTGTCACCCTGAGACCTGTAGCCTCAGCCTGGGCAAGACTGGGTGAGCAGTGAGCTGGTTCCTGGCCCTCGGGTGGCAAGGGGGCCTGGGCTTCCCTTTgaccctctccctcctttcccagaTCTTCTGTACTTGTGACGTAACAGCCACAAGAGCTGTAAGAGGAACTATGGGCTCTGGGTGCTTTCTTGGGTTGAAAGAGGGGTGGGAGGATGCATGCAGGGGTATGAAGGCAGCCCAAGGATTCCCAGAGACTCGGAGGGAAACCTGTTGGAATGAATTTGTTATTGTTACTGTGTTATTGTGTTGTGAAGATAAATCTTTCTGTATGCTAAAGCTTTCtcctcaataaaaatataaagggtGTGTAACGACTGTGTCTGTCTGAGTTACTTAGCAGGCCTGGATGGGTACCCAGTAGGTACCAGGTACTTCCCAGGCAGCTTGCGTGAAGCAACCCTAGCTTGAAGCCTTGCAGTGcctggatgaggaaactgaggcccagtgaggctCAGGGGACCTACCTCGAGTCCTACGCATTTGTCAGAGGGAAGCGGAGGGACTAGGCGTCTTGAAAAATAGCATTAGTTCTCCACTTACTGGGATGCAAAGGTATGAATGGCCTAGCCGCACCATCCTGTAACAGGGCCCCCCAAAACGGCCCccagcgcgcgcgcgcgcgcgcgcacggacttgggagggagggagagaaggaggccGGCCCTTCCACTTTTGGGCACTAGGTGGTGCCATGGGACACCAGTGAGCTAGCTGGTGAAGGTTTTCAAACAGCTCCAGAGCAGACCTGCAGCGACCCTCCCAGCAAGATTTCACTGCTCCTCACAGACTGTGTCAGAAGAAACTGAATCCCATTCTGGGATTTGCTCCAGTTCCCCGGCCGtgatttgggaatttttttcctgctacagTGGGTGGGAACTTGACCGAGGCCCCACTAGGTACAAGCGGTGAGCCCCGCATTTGACGTGCGTTATGTTAGTCCGTCTCACCCTCACCTTACACATGCGGAAAGAGGCTTAGAGAGGAGAAGTCACTGACCCAGGGTTTACAGCTCCAGCGGCACTGGGtccctctctgcctccatggGCAGGCCTTACTGTCTCCCCGGTGGGCCCCGTCCTGCCCACCCTGCCAGCTTACAGAAGCGCAGTGAGAGAGACAAAGCCCCCGTCGCAGAGGCTCCTTGCCTTTGTCCCTttaaggggaaggaaagaagaaagggagggaggcaaCCAATGCGTTGCTGACCACGTGCAGGCACTTGTACCAACACCATCTCATTTCATCCCACAACAACTCAGGCAGGTAATGGTGTGTCGGTTTAGAGCCCAGGGACCTGACTCAGATGTTAGGTTCCATGGGGGACTCAGGTCTCTGTGACTCTCTGAGCTCTAGTCCACCGTGCTGTTTCCTAGGAAAGCCTGACAAGCTCAAGCCTCAACCTGACTGCATTCTGGGTCTTTGCCCAGGTGCACTGTCTCCGGAGGCCCTGAGAAACGCAGCCAGGCGGCGGTTCTGCCGTGCGGTGGAGGGCCTACAGAGTAGGGCGGGCAGTGCCAAGTTTGTGGGGATGATTATACATGAGTGTGTGGCTCACTGCCCCTTCGGGGGAGGGACGGGGCTGTGGGGGTGTGAGCTGCACCCATTCTACTTTGGGGTCAGATAAGGTGTCCAGCAACCCCGAGTGTCTCATGCCCATTGCAGGCTCTTCAGGTGGTGCCCATCAGAGCAGGTGGAGGAAAGTAAGGGGAGTAGGGTGGGCCTTGCCCAACCCTGCAGCCCGAAGCCCCATGAGTATAGGGAACACGGCCCTGGATTCCAGCCCGTGAGGCCCATTCCTGCTCAGGCCACAGCTTCTCATCTGTCTATTCAATGTTGGGTTCCTAGGACCCCGCGTACGGCTGGGCATATAGTAGGATCTCAACCCTAGTTGGTACATAAATGGAGAAGTTAGTGAATGAATGGGCCACTTGCTAGAGGCATCTGCAGATGGTCTGGAGCCTGGAGGACTAGAGGCTCCCGTCCAAAATGGAACCAGAAGCCCCCCAAACCTCCCTAAATTGGAAGGATGTGCTGAAATGACCTTTATTTACTAGGTGCACATGTAAGATCTTGAAGTCAGGTTCAGAAAACCAACTGCAGGAGCCTGAGTGGGGAACATGTTTAGAGGAAACTTGTAGGAAAAAAATTTGCAAAGTTGAGTCAGTGAGGGCTCAGGATGAATCAGCAGAATGGGTGCCAGAAATGCTTATGCCCCTGGGGTCCTGGCCGTCCACTGGGAGGTGGCCAGGTTGCACCTCACAGAAGCCCCTTTGCAAGCCAGGAGTTaggaaatattagaataaaagaaagaaggaaagagtgaGAGCAGTAGAAGGGTGACAAGGATGGCGAGGGTCACAAAAACCCTGTTAcaagggatggagaaagacagagaaaatcttgCTGTCTGAAGCGGGCCCCACTGTTCCCCTCATTCTGCTAGGAAACTGGCCGCTCAAGGTCACTTGCAGAACTTGACTGTGAACCCCAGCAGTTTGACTCCAGAACTCATAACCACTACCCTCCATTCCCACTTGCACTGACCTTAAGAACTGAGTCGTGGAGGGGCAGCTTTGCCTCTCCCAGGGAATAAGGACAGGCATTAGTGAGGCAAGAGATTATCAcgaaattggggggggggggagcttCACTCCCACCACTAGCACTTCCTGCATCCTGCCCAGACTCGGGGAAAACTCTGCAGGCCACTTCTCCCCAGGGACTGAAaagccacagaaacacaaagcacAGGGTTCTTGGTTGCCCTGGTAACAGCAGGACCTACTTGGAAGAAAACAGTCTCTGAAAGGCTTAGGAGGGTGGGTATTTCCTTTGACAGAGGACAGGCTCCGACCTGCTCCTTGAGTCCCCTCTCCCCTTCCGGTCTGCCACACAAAGGGGTACAGCTGGGGCCCCTCACTGCAGCAACTCtcctgggaggggaggaagcCTCACACCATAGGACCCTGAGGAGGGCAAGTGCGCCCTGCAAGTGCAGTCCTATCAGCTCCTCACCACTTACTGACAAGACCCAGAGAGAGTCCAGAAGTTCCAGGCTTCTCCCCCCAAGTTCAGGCCCTCATCACTTCTCACCTGGGCTACCAAAGTAGCCCCTCTGCTGCTGTAACCCGCTTCCAGTCTCCACCCACCTTCCTCTGACCACACAAACTGGCCCTCTTACTCCTACACAGAACCTCCCATGGTGCTTCTGCCTCCAGTGGAAGACCTGTGCACCTGGCTCGGGCATTCTTCACTATCTGGTCACAAACTCCGTACGTCATCTCATCTGCCCATGccatccttcttccctctttcattCAGTCCAAAGCCGACTtccttattccttccttccttccttccttccttccttccttccttccttccttccttccttccttccataccAGGGCCTTTCCTgcccctgggcctttgcacaccctgttccctctgccttAAAACTTCATGAGCACTCCTGGCCCCACTCCAACTGGCAGTCTCCCCAGCTCATAGACCGCTTTCTCCACAAGGCAGCCTTCACTCCCCAGATGAGCTCCTGCCTTTCTGAGTCCCCACTCGCTACCCTGCCAGCATGGGCTGATGGTATGCAGGTGGGGTTGGCAGCACCCCCACATCCATCGAGTTGGAGGTGTGGATAGCGGGAACAAGTTGGGGAAGACAAAGCAGAAGCTCGCAGACTTGCTCCTTCTGCCAACTGAGCACACTGCCGATGGCTTCTGCCTCTCTGGGGGGGGGGCATCACTCCCCTCAGTGTGTGGTGGAGAGGGACCGCCACTGGCCTTGAGAGTCACACACACCTGCCTCATTGTGTACCCTTGGGTTGGTCGCTTTCCCTCTCTAAGTCCCAGTTTCCTTCTtctaaaaatggagatagtaatagGATACATTGGTGACATAAGTGATACGAActgacaacaataaaaacagctaatatttattagcACTTACTATTTGTTGGGCACTAATGTCGTAGCGCTAGCATGAAAGTGCTTTTGAGCCTGCCAGTCAGATAGGGGAAGTTCTGTGGGTCACAATGTGACCAGTGGGGCAGGAGAGCACCGACCTGCAGCACAGGGGTCTTAACCTCTTTTAGGTCATAGTTCCCTCCAGCAGTTTGGTGAAACCTCTACACcccttctcagaataatgttttcagatgcataaaatcaaatatatacaaTTCCAAAGGAAACCAATCACATTGAAATAGTaacaagatatttttaagaaactgtcatcTTATTATACTACTACTTTAATAACGCTTTAAGTCACAAGACTCAGTGGCAAGTTTATAGATTAGAAGTTTTGAAGTGATTATGAGCACCAGTTAACTTTTTTCAGATACAACTGTAATGTGACGTGAGAATATTTGTGATTTCTATTGGGGATAAAGTCACAGATACTGCTAATACTATTATGGCTTGTTGCCTACATTCCTAATTTGAGGAAATGCTAATttctgaaaaaagtaaataatttccCCATCCACGTTCATAGGCCCCCTAAATTCTCTCCGCACAGCCTTTGGAGGTCCATGGAGCTCAAGTTAAGCAGCCTGGCCCTCGGGTGTCAGAGAAA contains:
- the RTL5 gene encoding retrotransposon Gag-like protein 5 — encoded protein: MSEASGNLNSLRMANVALREELNALRGENANLGLQLGRALAEVNSLRGNVSSYIRWPVPAVPVLAEENLEFPLSDVDAVPEGELPFLCWPAPRPEPECASDEPLLSATQDRNAADGQVDPPPPPMPSQAPGPAPAPAALPPPAPRELPAQPASPQLQRPELEPFAGDPVYLPEFLMRLETFIADHEDHFPGGAERVAFLISFFTGDAKDWAVSVTQEGSPLRANLARFLDEIRKKFCGPIPPIVAKKAIRKLKQGDCTLGSYADAFQFLAQFLSWDDCRLQNQFLKGLSEFFRKELLWSTEMADLDELILECVEIERKVRVPKPMPLPGVRNSFFPFAADPNLDGHEEEGRHSEDEDAEVRRRRLYEKEQRRRVRAIQQEMREQEQEEKKKEEEMRRKEREEMKQKVEDDDDEDEIVVVDVLDDEEEEEEMRKREAEFRGPGPAQELEQEPEQEEETEDEAQDDDLDELMDVPPTFANASSQTSGYYHENFLDASPPIIQPSRRRNQNRVPLLEGLPGTNSPFYSSPPHIRRAGRLGQRHTRRRPPVLFRLTPRQGGHRASRGRIRV